A single genomic interval of Porphyromonas sp. oral taxon 275 harbors:
- a CDS encoding glycoside hydrolase N-terminal domain-containing protein — protein MYRPKQVILLLGLSLALPLGLSAGVRPKATPSPLLKDSSAYRQALSYHLDRPARSMMEELPLGNGRLGMLSDGGVQRQRITLNESSMWSGSIDSTALNPEAAKHLPEIRQLLFAGKAKEAEALMYRTFVCGGKGSGHGSGAKTPYGSYEVGGFLQLDWTRAPQLSAYRRSLDLQEGISTERLEVAGSPYRLKTLYSSMTQDVQVLHIENLSPEAKSDTLRLTLSRPECGQTAVMGGMLTMSGALSDGKGGQGLRYAILAKPVLPEGGQLISEGQELLVVGAPVVTIYLAHNTNYYDPRLPLLARGVEQLVAAERLGEAQLRRAQQQAFGDRMGRVQIALKGSDETLLRLPIDQRLVAYYRDPQRDPALAALYLQFGRYLLLSSTRPGALPPNLQGLWTNTIQAPWNGDYHLNINLQMNYWPSEKGNLGEAVSPLTDWIASQVRSGEATAKAFYNAEGWVTHILGNLWQFTAPGEHPSWGATNTGAAWLCQHLYNHYRYTQDKAYLERIYPIMRGAARFFSSTLVEDPRNGYLVNVPTTSPENHYLTPEGKSVAVCAGSTMDNQIIRELLQNTIAAAKTLGVDTAAQRHLATLLPRIKPTTIAPDGRIMEWMENFAEAEPHHRHVSHLYGLYPGSEITQEETPELVEAARRSLDARGASSTSWSMAWKVNFRARLGDAEEAYKVLNLLLRPVAELDPTTGKANGSGTENNLFSAHPPFQIDGNFGGASGIMEMLLRSETGSITPLPALPKAWAKGEITGLRVVGNATCSLSWDQSKPGSLSYLELVSHSPYRHQLTLPKGLERYELRLNGRLLQPKQLLRSGRLQLPLMKAGDKLTLTVR, from the coding sequence ATGTATAGACCCAAGCAAGTCATCCTACTCCTCGGCCTGAGCCTCGCCCTTCCGCTGGGGCTCTCGGCAGGCGTGCGCCCTAAGGCCACTCCAAGCCCCCTCCTCAAGGACAGCAGCGCCTACCGCCAGGCGCTGAGCTACCACCTCGATCGCCCTGCACGCAGCATGATGGAGGAGCTCCCCCTGGGCAATGGTCGCCTGGGGATGCTCTCCGATGGGGGCGTGCAGCGCCAGCGTATCACGCTCAACGAGAGCTCTATGTGGAGCGGCAGCATCGACTCTACGGCGCTCAACCCCGAGGCGGCCAAGCACCTGCCCGAGATCCGTCAGCTGCTCTTCGCAGGTAAGGCCAAGGAGGCCGAGGCCCTGATGTACCGCACCTTCGTCTGCGGGGGGAAGGGCAGCGGCCACGGTAGTGGTGCCAAGACGCCCTACGGCAGCTACGAGGTCGGGGGCTTCCTCCAGCTGGACTGGACACGTGCACCGCAGCTCTCCGCCTACCGCCGTAGCCTCGATCTCCAGGAGGGGATCAGCACCGAGCGCCTCGAGGTCGCAGGCAGTCCCTACCGCCTCAAGACGCTCTACAGCTCCATGACCCAGGATGTGCAGGTGCTGCACATCGAGAACCTCAGCCCCGAGGCCAAGAGCGATACCCTTCGCCTCACGCTGAGCCGCCCCGAGTGCGGCCAGACGGCCGTGATGGGCGGTATGCTCACCATGAGCGGGGCTCTCAGTGATGGCAAGGGCGGCCAAGGGCTGCGCTATGCTATCCTCGCTAAGCCCGTGCTCCCCGAGGGCGGGCAGCTGATCAGTGAGGGGCAGGAGCTCCTCGTCGTCGGGGCGCCCGTCGTGACGATCTACCTGGCGCATAATACCAACTACTACGACCCACGCCTCCCCCTCCTAGCCAGGGGTGTCGAGCAGCTGGTGGCGGCAGAGCGCCTTGGTGAGGCCCAGCTCCGTCGCGCCCAGCAGCAGGCCTTCGGCGATCGTATGGGGCGCGTGCAGATCGCTCTGAAGGGGAGCGATGAGACGCTGCTGCGCTTGCCGATCGATCAGCGCCTCGTCGCCTACTACCGCGACCCTCAGCGTGACCCTGCGCTGGCTGCGCTCTACCTGCAGTTCGGCCGCTACCTCCTCCTCTCCAGTACCCGACCTGGTGCTCTGCCCCCCAATCTGCAGGGGCTATGGACCAATACCATCCAGGCGCCATGGAATGGGGACTACCATCTGAACATCAACCTACAGATGAACTACTGGCCTAGCGAGAAGGGCAACCTTGGGGAGGCCGTCAGTCCGCTCACCGACTGGATCGCCTCCCAGGTACGCTCGGGAGAGGCCACGGCTAAGGCCTTCTACAATGCCGAGGGCTGGGTGACACACATCCTTGGCAATCTCTGGCAGTTCACCGCCCCTGGCGAGCATCCCAGCTGGGGCGCGACGAATACGGGCGCGGCTTGGCTCTGCCAGCATCTCTACAACCATTACCGCTACACGCAGGACAAGGCCTACCTCGAGCGCATCTATCCCATCATGCGCGGCGCGGCACGCTTCTTCTCCAGCACGCTGGTGGAGGACCCGCGCAATGGCTATCTGGTCAACGTGCCGACGACCTCGCCTGAGAACCACTACCTGACGCCCGAGGGCAAGAGCGTCGCCGTCTGTGCGGGCTCTACGATGGACAATCAGATCATCCGCGAGCTCCTGCAGAACACCATCGCAGCGGCCAAGACGCTCGGCGTCGATACCGCGGCGCAGCGCCATCTGGCGACGCTGCTCCCCCGCATCAAGCCTACCACGATCGCTCCCGACGGGCGTATCATGGAGTGGATGGAGAACTTCGCCGAGGCTGAGCCACACCACCGCCATGTCTCCCACCTCTACGGGCTCTACCCGGGCAGCGAGATCACCCAGGAGGAGACGCCCGAGCTGGTGGAGGCTGCACGCCGTAGTCTCGACGCCCGCGGGGCTAGTAGTACCAGCTGGTCTATGGCCTGGAAGGTGAACTTCCGTGCACGCCTCGGGGACGCCGAGGAGGCCTACAAGGTGCTCAACCTCCTGCTGCGCCCCGTCGCTGAGCTGGACCCCACGACGGGCAAGGCCAACGGTAGCGGCACGGAGAACAATCTCTTCAGCGCGCACCCACCCTTCCAGATCGACGGCAACTTCGGCGGTGCCTCGGGCATCATGGAGATGCTGCTGCGTAGTGAGACGGGGAGCATCACACCGCTGCCGGCCCTGCCCAAGGCTTGGGCTAAGGGGGAGATCACGGGTCTGCGTGTGGTGGGGAATGCCACCTGCTCCCTCTCTTGGGATCAGTCGAAGCCCGGCAGCCTGAGCTACCTCGAGCTCGTCAGCCATAGCCCCTACCGCCATCAGCTCACCCTGCCCAAGGGGCTCGAGCGCTACGAGCTGCGCCTCAACGGGCGTCTCCTGCAGCCCAAGCAGCTCCTGCGCTCGGGTCGCCTCCAGCTTCCCCTGATGAAGGCGGGCGATAAGCTCACCCTCACGGTACGCTAG
- a CDS encoding DNA adenine methylase: MRTPITYYGGKQTMLKHILPLIPSHTLYTEAFCGGAAVLFAKEPSDGEVINDLNQQMTNFYEMLKSEYDTLKARVDVTVHSRDMHAHAAHILEYPQFFTRMDRAWAVWALSKMSFASMLDGSFGYDFGGGLPKKIRNAKEEFGEHLSKRLDNVTIENRDALEVIQCYDTPDTFHFVDPPYVGSDCGHYEGVFGESHLLALLDLLAEVKGKFMLTMFPDVNIERYATQYGWHIHRIERTISASKTSRRKQEEWMVCNYVKVEEPTLFD; this comes from the coding sequence ATGAGGACACCAATCACCTACTACGGCGGCAAACAGACCATGCTCAAGCACATTCTGCCGCTAATACCTTCGCACACCCTCTACACCGAGGCCTTCTGTGGGGGCGCAGCGGTGCTCTTTGCGAAGGAGCCTTCCGACGGTGAGGTCATCAACGACCTCAACCAGCAGATGACCAACTTTTACGAGATGCTCAAGAGTGAGTACGACACGCTTAAAGCTCGAGTCGATGTTACCGTGCACTCCAGAGATATGCATGCCCATGCAGCACACATCTTGGAGTACCCTCAGTTCTTCACTCGTATGGACCGAGCATGGGCAGTGTGGGCCTTGTCTAAGATGAGTTTTGCCAGTATGCTGGACGGTTCATTTGGCTATGATTTCGGGGGAGGGCTACCGAAAAAGATACGCAACGCCAAGGAGGAGTTCGGCGAGCACCTATCCAAGCGCTTGGATAACGTCACGATCGAAAATAGGGATGCTCTTGAGGTCATCCAATGCTATGACACTCCCGACACCTTTCACTTCGTCGACCCTCCCTATGTGGGGAGTGACTGCGGCCATTATGAGGGCGTGTTCGGCGAGAGCCACCTGCTGGCTCTCCTTGACCTCCTTGCAGAGGTCAAGGGTAAGTTCATGCTGACGATGTTCCCCGATGTCAACATTGAGCGATATGCCACTCAATACGGGTGGCACATCCATCGTATCGAGCGCACGATATCGGCCTCTAAGACCTCCCGACGAAAACAGGAGGAGTGGATGGTGTGTAATTATGTAAAGGTGGAGGAGCCGACCCTGTTCGACTGA
- a CDS encoding N-acetylmuramoyl-L-alanine amidase, whose translation MTTPRKIEHLVVHCTATSQSTSVASLLTAFRARGWSAPGYHYVITPDGKLHELLSPDRVSNGVRGHNATSIHVAYIGGIDREGKGVDNRTPAQKAALLDLLRELKRQYPTASILGHRDFSPDKNGNGIVDPWERIKECPCFDAIPEYKDI comes from the coding sequence ATGACGACCCCCCGCAAGATTGAGCACCTCGTGGTGCACTGTACTGCCACCTCGCAGTCTACCTCCGTAGCTAGCCTGCTTACGGCCTTCAGAGCCCGTGGCTGGTCCGCTCCTGGATATCACTATGTCATCACTCCCGATGGCAAGCTCCATGAGCTCCTCAGCCCCGACCGAGTGAGCAATGGTGTGCGAGGACACAACGCAACCTCCATCCATGTGGCCTATATCGGTGGTATTGATCGTGAGGGCAAGGGTGTCGATAACCGCACCCCCGCGCAGAAGGCAGCCCTCTTAGACCTCCTGCGTGAGCTCAAGCGGCAGTACCCGACGGCCTCCATCCTCGGCCACCGAGACTTCTCCCCCGACAAAAACGGCAACGGCATCGTCGACCCCTGGGAGCGGATCAAAGAGTGCCCCTGCTTTGACGCTATCCCCGAATACAAAGACATATAG
- a CDS encoding DUF6046 domain-containing protein, with protein sequence MTRFDLESLAHRLPVPPPFLFDRISTVVPSGAVPQVEIPLEEQELEELQSNALGLPMLFPLSLAREGEEPWLIPQELMLSVSGAHILVKRQVAKGKIRGSIKERWAQDDYIIRLEGTLIGAGGQYPREELRRLVSYFEAGKLIAYCPLLELFGISRIVVESWELPHTSGTANQNFTAQAVSDDSYKLLLTRKTLAR encoded by the coding sequence ATGACACGCTTTGACCTAGAGAGCCTGGCACACCGCCTCCCTGTCCCCCCTCCTTTTCTTTTCGATCGAATCAGCACCGTAGTCCCCTCAGGTGCTGTACCTCAGGTGGAGATCCCCCTGGAGGAGCAAGAGCTCGAGGAGCTGCAGAGCAACGCCCTAGGCCTCCCGATGCTCTTCCCCCTCTCTCTCGCCCGCGAAGGTGAGGAGCCCTGGCTGATCCCGCAGGAGCTGATGCTCTCCGTCTCGGGCGCGCACATCCTGGTCAAGCGGCAGGTGGCCAAGGGCAAGATACGCGGCAGCATCAAGGAGCGATGGGCTCAGGATGACTACATCATACGCCTCGAGGGGACACTCATAGGGGCGGGTGGGCAGTATCCGCGCGAGGAGCTGCGCCGCCTCGTGAGCTACTTTGAGGCGGGGAAGCTCATCGCCTACTGCCCGCTCCTGGAGCTCTTCGGGATATCCCGCATCGTTGTCGAGAGCTGGGAGCTGCCCCATACCTCGGGGACCGCCAACCAAAATTTCACAGCCCAGGCCGTGAGCGACGATAGCTACAAGCTCCTCCTCACCCGTAAGACCCTCGCACGCTAA
- a CDS encoding tape measure protein yields MDKTLKFLIKLQADSSNLLSTARGVTSSLEGIERRAHKVRASLAGAFGLSGLGRELSRIPGLALLTNPYGLLGGGIAAISRVGMQAEQASIGFRTLVGDVELATSKLAELNEYADSESVFSRLQVSESSKLLMGYGVAAEDVVQLVKQLGDISGGSAERLRSLALAFGQVTSKGHLMGQENNQFTEAGFNPMKELAEMTGKSYAEIQAMSEKGRISAYNVAQAIRHATSEGGRFHGMMDALVASGAGSWNKLAGVIIKGAVSIYDELKPYLIGVVELVTANVPKAVQAVTKLIHGVVAAAKFVKSWRSELLLAAWVVGVATVALKAQAIGHLALASAAYVAQGATAAWTAVQWLLNAALTANPIGLVITGIAMLAGGVVYCWNKFAGFRAFILTMWDTMTGFGGIIKDYVVSRIEELLGAIGKVGKAIKLLFEGDFSGAAQAVQDAGKGVLGVNSAKAAYESSKNLLGGLGSAYDATLATQSAKQAVEEQTKKPEPAKISLPGLKGSEESVIFGAGKGKDKKHGRGKTGDAIATGGTRNTQITMHIGKLIERFEVTMHDKADTAELDKLVLSSINRALAISTSTDR; encoded by the coding sequence ATGGATAAGACCCTTAAGTTCCTCATCAAGCTCCAGGCGGACAGCTCGAACCTGCTGTCCACCGCTCGAGGCGTTACCAGCTCACTCGAGGGCATAGAGCGTCGGGCTCATAAGGTCCGCGCGAGCCTTGCAGGGGCCTTTGGGCTGTCGGGTTTGGGGCGCGAGCTTAGCCGCATCCCAGGGCTCGCCCTGCTGACGAACCCCTACGGGCTCCTTGGCGGGGGGATTGCGGCGATCTCTCGTGTGGGGATGCAGGCCGAACAGGCTTCTATCGGCTTTCGAACGCTCGTGGGTGATGTCGAGCTTGCGACGAGTAAGCTCGCTGAACTCAATGAGTACGCGGACAGCGAGAGCGTGTTCTCACGCCTGCAGGTGTCGGAGAGTTCTAAACTTCTTATGGGCTATGGCGTAGCCGCCGAGGATGTCGTTCAGCTGGTCAAACAGTTGGGTGATATCTCGGGCGGTAGCGCCGAGCGTCTCCGATCTCTTGCCCTGGCTTTTGGTCAGGTCACCTCCAAGGGGCACCTGATGGGTCAGGAGAACAATCAGTTTACAGAGGCGGGATTCAATCCGATGAAGGAGTTGGCGGAGATGACGGGGAAGAGCTACGCCGAGATACAGGCGATGAGCGAGAAGGGGCGTATCTCCGCCTACAACGTAGCGCAGGCAATCCGCCACGCAACGAGCGAGGGCGGGCGCTTTCATGGGATGATGGACGCCCTCGTTGCCTCGGGGGCGGGGAGCTGGAATAAACTGGCAGGAGTCATCATTAAGGGGGCGGTGAGTATCTACGATGAGCTCAAGCCCTACCTCATCGGCGTAGTGGAGCTCGTTACGGCCAATGTCCCTAAGGCTGTCCAGGCAGTGACTAAGCTCATCCACGGAGTGGTCGCTGCGGCAAAATTCGTCAAGAGCTGGCGGAGCGAGCTGCTCCTTGCCGCGTGGGTCGTCGGTGTTGCCACCGTCGCCCTCAAGGCGCAAGCAATCGGCCACCTTGCCCTCGCCTCAGCCGCCTACGTCGCCCAGGGAGCTACAGCCGCATGGACAGCGGTGCAGTGGTTGCTCAACGCAGCCCTCACCGCTAACCCCATCGGCCTTGTCATCACGGGCATTGCGATGCTCGCTGGAGGCGTCGTCTACTGCTGGAACAAGTTCGCGGGCTTCCGCGCCTTCATCCTCACCATGTGGGACACGATGACGGGATTTGGGGGCATCATCAAGGACTATGTGGTCAGCCGTATCGAGGAGCTCCTCGGCGCTATAGGCAAGGTCGGCAAGGCAATTAAGCTCCTCTTCGAGGGGGACTTCTCAGGTGCGGCTCAGGCCGTCCAGGACGCAGGCAAGGGCGTCCTCGGGGTGAATAGCGCTAAGGCCGCCTATGAGTCCTCGAAGAACCTCCTCGGCGGGCTCGGTTCAGCTTACGATGCCACGCTTGCCACGCAGTCAGCGAAGCAGGCTGTCGAGGAGCAGACGAAGAAGCCCGAGCCTGCGAAGATTAGCCTCCCTGGGCTCAAGGGCAGCGAGGAGAGCGTCATCTTTGGCGCAGGCAAGGGCAAGGACAAAAAGCACGGGCGAGGCAAGACGGGCGATGCGATAGCCACGGGTGGCACGCGCAACACGCAAATCACCATGCATATCGGTAAGCTCATCGAACGCTTCGAGGTGACCATGCACGACAAGGCGGACACAGCCGAGCTCGATAAGCTGGTCCTCTCATCGATTAACCGCGCCTTGGCGATAAGCACCTCCACCGACCGATGA
- a CDS encoding DUF2586 family protein produces MKKLPGVKIAFQNGKLGKVSESPDGLLALLVSAEASGGGFQLGHPYELNSMADLPTGIDEPHNGVLLKHLRDFYAEAGEGVPLVLYGVPKGKTMTELVAKGESDEDAGELRKLITLTGGRLRGVVVALDASDEQEATAGLVPDVLTAIPKAQETAEWATSELYAPLFVLLEGRGLKRQGLTDLSELASNRVAVFVGDTSPESKGAAVGLLAGRIARVGVQRNVGRVADGKIKAEALYLEGKPIEEQSAFVAELYAKGYISPRQHVGRVGYYFTDDRLCTADVDDYSQLTSRRTADKAYRIAYGQLLEFLLDELEVEEDGSLHPARAKQWESAVTSAVDKAMTARGELSADQTSGSGCRFVLKPGNVLASSKVEGVLSVRPLGYARYIDVALGFAVTKQ; encoded by the coding sequence ATGAAGAAATTACCAGGCGTAAAAATCGCCTTTCAGAATGGGAAGCTGGGTAAGGTCTCTGAGTCCCCCGATGGTCTCCTGGCACTCCTCGTGAGTGCCGAGGCCAGCGGTGGGGGCTTCCAGCTCGGCCACCCCTACGAGCTGAATAGCATGGCTGACCTGCCCACAGGGATCGATGAGCCCCACAACGGAGTCCTCCTGAAGCACCTCCGTGACTTCTACGCCGAGGCAGGCGAGGGGGTCCCCCTCGTCCTCTACGGCGTCCCCAAGGGCAAGACCATGACAGAGCTGGTCGCCAAGGGTGAGAGCGATGAGGACGCGGGCGAGCTGCGCAAGCTCATCACGCTCACAGGTGGACGCCTTAGGGGCGTCGTCGTCGCGCTGGATGCCTCCGATGAGCAGGAGGCCACGGCGGGACTCGTCCCTGACGTCCTCACCGCTATCCCCAAGGCGCAAGAGACGGCCGAGTGGGCTACCAGCGAGCTCTACGCTCCGCTCTTTGTCCTGCTTGAGGGGCGCGGGCTGAAGCGTCAGGGGCTCACTGACCTCAGCGAGCTAGCGTCCAATCGTGTGGCCGTCTTTGTCGGGGACACGAGCCCCGAGAGCAAGGGGGCGGCTGTTGGCCTGCTTGCGGGGCGCATCGCCCGTGTGGGGGTGCAGCGCAATGTCGGACGTGTGGCCGATGGTAAGATTAAGGCCGAGGCCCTCTATCTCGAGGGCAAGCCCATCGAGGAGCAGAGTGCCTTCGTGGCCGAGCTCTACGCCAAGGGCTACATCAGCCCGCGTCAGCACGTCGGTCGTGTTGGCTACTACTTCACCGACGACCGACTCTGCACCGCAGATGTCGACGACTATAGCCAGCTGACCTCACGCCGCACGGCCGACAAGGCTTACCGTATCGCCTACGGGCAGTTGCTGGAGTTTCTCCTGGATGAGCTCGAGGTCGAGGAGGATGGATCGCTGCACCCCGCCAGAGCAAAGCAGTGGGAGAGTGCCGTCACCAGCGCCGTCGACAAGGCAATGACCGCTAGGGGTGAGCTCTCGGCGGATCAGACCTCGGGCAGCGGCTGCCGCTTCGTCCTCAAGCCTGGCAATGTCCTCGCCTCCTCCAAGGTGGAGGGCGTGCTGAGCGTACGCCCCCTGGGCTATGCGCGCTACATCGATGTTGCACTAGGATTCGCCGTAACTAAACAGTAA
- a CDS encoding P22 phage major capsid protein family protein, whose translation MAVNKELWINHIEEGFFPDDGFAVKSLDDSEYVSGSIVHVPNAGRPSRVEIDRTKKPAEVNERTDSELVYKIHELTTDPIRLSHKDTVELTYDKRDSIIGEDKAELQRVAHELLLKKWTEGLTSAETVLTTGEARDAHTLKGSGKRLKITWRDVKRISVIFNKQNVPALERYLLLDAEMYDDLLGSLADHQQLAFLSSADVTKGTVGRLFGIDIMMRSTVLRVLSDSTIIGEKDEGQATEVAAGIAWQRNSVARALTKLEMFGKEGDPTHYGDIYSFLLRTGGARHRVDKKGILLVAEGTN comes from the coding sequence ATGGCTGTAAACAAAGAATTGTGGATTAACCACATCGAGGAAGGCTTCTTCCCCGACGACGGCTTTGCCGTCAAGAGCTTGGACGACTCCGAGTATGTGAGTGGAAGTATCGTCCACGTGCCGAACGCAGGGCGCCCCAGTAGGGTGGAAATCGACCGAACCAAGAAGCCCGCTGAGGTCAATGAGCGCACCGACTCCGAACTGGTATATAAGATCCATGAGCTGACGACGGACCCCATCCGACTGTCGCACAAGGACACGGTGGAGCTGACCTATGACAAGCGCGATAGCATCATCGGGGAGGATAAGGCCGAGCTGCAGCGTGTGGCGCACGAGCTGCTGCTGAAGAAGTGGACCGAGGGCCTGACCTCGGCAGAGACGGTCCTCACGACGGGGGAAGCCCGTGACGCCCACACCCTCAAGGGCTCGGGCAAGCGACTGAAGATTACCTGGCGAGATGTCAAGCGCATCTCCGTCATCTTCAATAAGCAGAACGTCCCCGCCCTCGAGCGCTACCTCCTGCTGGATGCTGAGATGTACGATGACCTGCTGGGCTCGCTCGCGGACCACCAGCAGCTGGCCTTCCTCTCTTCGGCGGACGTCACCAAGGGTACTGTCGGCCGACTCTTCGGCATCGACATCATGATGCGCAGCACGGTGCTCCGTGTCCTGAGCGACTCGACGATCATCGGGGAAAAGGACGAGGGGCAGGCTACTGAGGTCGCTGCGGGTATTGCTTGGCAGCGCAACAGTGTGGCCCGTGCACTCACCAAGCTTGAGATGTTTGGGAAAGAAGGTGATCCTACCCATTACGGTGATATCTACTCCTTCCTCCTGCGCACTGGGGGCGCTCGTCACCGTGTGGACAAGAAGGGTATCCTCCTCGTGGCCGAAGGAACGAACTAA
- a CDS encoding head maturation protease, ClpP-related: MPKKQSYFNVLPSASGEASLILYGEIGDWSELSSAKVVSSFMELERSYQKIDVRINSVGGEVYAGMAIYQALVNSKADVTIYVDGIAASMAAIIALCGKPLYMSPFSRLMLHNVSGGSWGNSKELRETAEHMESLQQDLARMIAGRLGKQPEEIEDAYFNDGKDHWITAREALELGLIDGIYNLDDEEGSLSDSSTAEEIEKYFTNRLNNQALKDKDMALLDELRRGCPAITASMGDAEAAHAVAEMYARLGVKDEENKQLRARVEALEGEANAALLNEAVSSGKIAEAQRERYAELLKAAPEETRELLNSLPARKSAPRAADYIGKENGPSNRFAGRSWKELDRSGDLVAFKREDPEGFNNLYKETWGKSYED, encoded by the coding sequence ATGCCGAAGAAACAAAGCTATTTTAACGTTCTGCCCTCCGCCTCAGGCGAGGCCTCACTCATCCTCTACGGGGAGATTGGCGACTGGTCCGAGCTCTCCAGCGCAAAGGTCGTCAGCTCCTTCATGGAGCTCGAGCGTAGCTATCAGAAGATAGACGTGCGCATCAATAGCGTGGGCGGTGAGGTCTATGCGGGTATGGCCATCTATCAAGCCCTCGTCAACAGCAAGGCGGATGTCACCATCTATGTCGATGGTATCGCAGCGTCGATGGCCGCTATCATCGCCCTCTGTGGCAAACCCCTCTATATGTCCCCCTTCAGCCGCCTGATGCTGCACAATGTCAGTGGCGGCAGCTGGGGCAACAGCAAGGAGCTGCGCGAGACGGCCGAGCACATGGAGAGCCTGCAGCAGGACCTAGCGCGTATGATTGCTGGGCGTCTTGGTAAGCAGCCCGAGGAGATCGAGGACGCCTACTTCAACGACGGTAAGGACCACTGGATTACCGCCCGTGAAGCGCTCGAGCTGGGGCTCATCGATGGTATCTACAACCTCGACGACGAGGAGGGGAGCCTCTCTGATAGCTCGACGGCTGAGGAGATCGAAAAGTATTTTACGAACCGCCTGAACAACCAGGCACTAAAAGATAAAGACATGGCACTGTTAGATGAACTGCGCAGGGGCTGCCCTGCGATCACCGCCTCCATGGGCGATGCAGAGGCGGCTCATGCCGTCGCCGAGATGTACGCCCGCCTCGGGGTGAAAGACGAGGAGAACAAGCAGCTGCGCGCTCGTGTAGAGGCCCTCGAGGGCGAGGCGAATGCCGCGCTCCTGAATGAGGCCGTAAGCTCGGGTAAGATCGCCGAGGCGCAGCGCGAAAGGTATGCCGAGCTCCTCAAGGCGGCACCCGAGGAAACGCGTGAGCTGCTGAACTCGCTCCCCGCCCGCAAGAGTGCGCCCCGCGCCGCCGACTACATCGGCAAGGAGAACGGACCCTCGAATCGCTTTGCGGGGCGCAGCTGGAAGGAGCTCGATCGCTCGGGTGACCTCGTCGCCTTCAAGCGCGAGGACCCTGAAGGCTTCAATAACCTCTACAAGGAGACCTGGGGTAAGTCCTACGAGGACTAA
- a CDS encoding helix-turn-helix domain-containing protein → MAKTKDTEKLTASARMALAQRLYVDNGYTQEEIAGIIGVSRQTVVRWANKMHWQDLRAATSVTPAEQIRQLRAQIAAINERIAQRPLGERWATPAEADSLNKIASAIQKLEKDVGIEDLVAVAMRMTAWLRSSEPERAKELGALFNSYIQDVSGGARR, encoded by the coding sequence ATGGCAAAGACTAAGGATACAGAGAAGCTCACGGCGAGTGCTCGGATGGCACTAGCGCAGCGCCTCTACGTGGACAACGGCTACACGCAGGAGGAGATCGCGGGCATTATCGGAGTGAGCCGCCAAACGGTGGTGCGCTGGGCCAACAAGATGCACTGGCAGGACTTGCGCGCAGCTACCTCGGTGACCCCCGCCGAACAGATACGCCAGCTGCGCGCGCAGATAGCTGCCATTAACGAGCGCATTGCGCAGCGACCTCTTGGGGAGCGCTGGGCGACGCCTGCCGAAGCGGACAGCCTGAACAAGATTGCCTCCGCCATCCAAAAGCTCGAGAAGGACGTAGGCATCGAGGACCTCGTAGCGGTGGCCATGCGTATGACCGCCTGGCTGCGCTCCTCCGAACCTGAGCGCGCTAAGGAGCTCGGGGCACTCTTCAATAGTTACATACAAGACGTCTCGGGAGGGGCGAGACGATGA
- a CDS encoding phage protein Gp36 family protein gives MDNFIDLKDYDASLHKEILSSLVRRESAAGVPNPDYDPSIIEICEDRAVSEMESYLNKSYDTAAIFSARGEARHALILMYAIDIAIYHIYSLHNPYKLSELRKERYKRATEWLQLVARGELTIGGAPRLSQEQQSANSPWQIHSERARPHRL, from the coding sequence ATGGACAACTTCATCGACCTCAAGGATTACGACGCCTCGCTCCATAAGGAGATCCTCAGCTCGCTGGTGAGGCGCGAGAGCGCTGCGGGGGTGCCTAACCCCGACTATGATCCAAGCATCATAGAGATCTGCGAAGACAGGGCAGTCAGTGAGATGGAGAGCTATCTCAACAAGAGCTACGACACGGCAGCCATCTTCTCGGCGCGAGGAGAGGCACGCCACGCGCTCATCCTCATGTACGCGATCGACATCGCCATCTACCACATCTACTCCCTCCACAACCCTTATAAGCTCTCCGAGCTACGCAAAGAGCGCTATAAGCGTGCCACCGAATGGCTGCAGCTCGTCGCCCGCGGGGAGCTCACTATAGGCGGGGCACCCCGCCTCAGCCAGGAGCAGCAAAGCGCGAACTCCCCTTGGCAAATACACAGCGAGCGCGCTCGCCCTCATCGATTATAA